The Leishmania panamensis strain MHOM/PA/94/PSC-1 chromosome 19 sequence genome contains the following window.
cggccgccgctgccgaagaCACTGGCGGGTCCTCTATTTTGTCCGACGCGCCAACCATGATTGCTGCGCATGCGCCCCgtcgcgtgcagcagcggaagtccagcaccgccgctccgCTGATGACTGAGGCGGATGGAGACGGTGACAATGCCGACGCCGATGTAACCCGTGCTgcgacaccgccgcagctcGGCACTCCGCTCATTACACTGGAGCAGCTCGCGGAACTGCGTGCAAGCGAAGCTGCGTACGCCGCTGAGCTGCAGGCTGCCTTGGAGCGCCTCCAGGAAGCCGAACGGCGTGttgccgaggaggcggccaTCCGCGCGCAAGCACAACAGGAGCGCCAAGAGATACACGCCGagtcgcagcgcctcttgCTGGAGGCTGAACAAAGAGCTGAGCGACGCATTCGCGAGGCACGTGAtgcggcagagcagctgctgcaggcacgGCTTGACGACTTTCGTGACGAGGCGGCCCGCCGCGCTGAGCACGCGGCGGTCATGCAGGCCCtcgctgaggaggagaagcgagcCGTCTtggaggcgaagctgcaggctgcgcagcgtcagctggacgaggcgcagcagcgagcgcaggAGGAGGTACGCCGTGCGCGCGAAGATGCGGCGGAGATGGCagctgccgacgccgcccGTGCTGCCCGCGAAGCCCAGCGCCGCGAGGAAGAATGGCAGGAACGGAGCCGTGCGgagcacctcctgcggctAGCTGAACAGGCgagcgaaagggaagaggcgatTCGCCGCCTTGCTGAAATCGAGACGCGCGCCGCAGAAGCGGTGCAACTGGCGCGTGAGGAAGCCGCACGGACcgccgcagaggcacagGAGCGGCTGGCTGACATGGTGCGGAGACAGCAAGCgcgggaggcggaggtgcagctcgcggcgcagcgcgtccGTAGTGCTCGTGACAGCCTGCGCGAGTTCGACTCGTGTAGTCAGTCGTCGCTGCACACGACCCCATCCAGGGCAGCCCAGCCAGGTTCAAGACCTGCACTAGACAGCAGCGACCATGGGGTACCAAGCCTAGCCGCTAGCTCCTCAGCCCACGCCTCGCAAGCGGCAGGAGCTGTGACATCGCAAGCGTCTGCACACACTCCCTTGCAGACCCCGCCGCTGGCTCCGTCCTCGCCCCGCACATCCTCGGCGATACAAGGTCAGTCATCGACGCTGCGCTCCACCGTAAGGGtatcagcagcagaggcagaagCGCATATGAGCCTATCTGACGCGACCCCTCCGCGTGTGGTTCTCAGCTCACAgcacacacctctctcttcggctGTCGCACCAGGCCCCGAACGCGGCGGACCTACCGTGCCGTCGTCCTCCGCAtctgctgcggccgccaccaccagcctcACCGCGATAGACCCGGCGGATATCATTCGTGTCGCTATCCACTCTGCCGTTCAGGAAATCAtcgaggcgcagcgacggACACAAGCACTGCAGGATCGAGCTGAGAAGCAGGTCGAGCTTAGCGAGCaccgctaccaccgccgcaaAGGTGATCGCCTGCGTGCCGCACGGGACGTCGAGGTTATCGAGTCCTCTTACATTGCAAGtgaagagaacgagagtgAGGAGCGACGCCACCGATGGCGACCATGGACCCAGCAGTTGCACCAGCAGACCCGGCAGCGCCAACCAATGCGCGACTACGAGCACGAAAACCGCGCTGCCAGCTTGCGCACGTCAGAGGAACACCTGCAGTCGGCTCGCTCCTCTCGCGACGGCTACGCAGAAGAAGTGAGCGAAAGTCCGTGgacacgcagcgcctcctcaccCGCATCACGACGGTCACCGACGGGCGCGCCACTGCCaaccgcctcctctgccgccgcggccgcggtcCCCAGCTCGGTAAGCAGCCACACGCTGCTCAGCACGTCGTCTGTGTACTTTGACAACAGCTACCGAGCCTTGGCGACGGCACGTGGCGCGACGCGCCCGTTCTATGGGCGCTGCAGCTACGACTGTCCTCCCGCCCAACCAcagcagacgcagcagccctcGGCGTCCTTTGCGCCGTACAGTGCGGCGTCACGCGTTCTGTTTGGGCCTCGCGTGGGGCATCCGGTCCGCGAGGTGCGGCCAGACATAGACCGTAACGATGTTTCTGCCCGGAGCATGCTTGTCGGGGTCGAAGCGCATGCCTACCCGCGCGCCGCcttgcagcaacagcagcggtacGCCACCGGGGCAAcgcagccccctcctcctcctcctcctcctcggcaacTGTCCCTTCACCccaccagcgccacagcagcagcctcttcAGCGGCACACGCCTACAACGACCCAGAGCCGCTTCCACCAgcgtcggcggcgatggaatattcgccaccgcctcgccgtAGCGCCACACGTGCCGCAGTGGAGGTGgagttgcagcagcagcagcctcggGCGGCAGGTGCGGGCGCTAACGGGAGTAGTTGTGACGGTGTCGGCGCACTCCCACAGCCGAGTCGCATGTGCCCTCGCTGTTACCGCACAGAGACCACATCCCcatgctggcgctgcggagAGATGATCTGCCGGCACTGTGGCTTGCCACCTGGCTCAGCACGgcagctgtgctgcacagcgcaccaccgcgcgcagctgcgtgaaTTTACGCGCCGCAAGACCTACGAGAGCGACAATGCAGCGGCCTCCGCCAGAACTGGCAAGGTGCCGTCGTCCCCGccgcctcagcagcagccgcagcagcaacggcggcttCGCGGAGAGCAAGAGGTGCAGActtcctttgttttctcgAAAACCAGTGTTCGAGGCGACAATGCGGCACCCTTGGCAGATGAGTCAGCCGCGCGGTTTGACGCGGGCACTTCACCACTCACGAGCCCTTCGCCGCTGTGCTTGATACCCCCATCAGCGTaccgcgcgccgcagcagcaccaacaaccGCAGGTGCGACAGCACTACCCTAGCGCTTACCCACCCTTCACGACGGCGGGGCCTGCGGCACTGTCGCAGCAACCAGTGTACTCGCCAGGCTACCAttcagccgcagcagtgtACCCATACGTGTACCCTTACTCACTGCAGAAACAGCACCTGTTTCTCCCCTACCAGCTGCCATTCTACACCGACAGCGAGGGACCTCATGCGATGCCTCCACCGCTGGACCCGCACGCGCCGCCATTCAGTCAGCGTCAGCTTTCTGCCCCACTGGGCTACTCGGTTcgtgccgcaacagcagcgctggggagcgctgccgtcgacgCCAGTGGAGCTGGCTTCGCAGCAAGTATGACTCCGTCCGaggtgcaacagcagcagaaggctgcAGTGGCGTCATCAGGGGCTTGGACAGTGCAGGAGCTGCCCCCGTCGGCGATTCAACCGGTGTCTgtccgcaccaccaccatgcctcctgctccgcctGCAGGGCTAACCCagtcgccgccaccttcgACGCTACCCCCGTCGCAGCAGAAAGCCAGTGAGAGCATGGCCCTCCATGGTACCGAAGGCAGAGccatggtggtggtgccaaCGGcacccgcagcggcggccatgGATAGCACACCGTATGAGCAGGTGCAACGACAACACCCTTCCTCGACACGGACGGATGAGGGTCGCACAAATGTGGAGGCGAAGGTGCCAGGGGCGACCGGGAGCCATACCTTGCCGAACGCGATCATCGCTTCAGCCACAACTAGAAGTGCGGCAGCAAGCGTCAGCCTGTCTGGTCGCGCGTCGGAGAAGCAGGGCGGCACTAGAACACCCGTGGATGCTGCGTCGACCTcgtgtggtggcgctggtgaAGAAAACGACAGCGATGGCACATCTCGAGCgaccaccggcgccgccgccgcagaggcTCTCGAGGAGCCCAAGacagagcgaaagaagaCCTTCCCAGCGTTCTTCGTGTCGCTTGGCGATggcaacagcgctgcagaACCGCGGCGGCCGAAGCCGCCAACGCCGCGGAACTTCGTGCCGAGCCTGTTGATGCCGACGAGCCTGGCAGGGGTGCTGCCGTCtaagaagcagcggcggcgaaccTCGCCGTatggcgtgctgctcacATCGAAGAGCCGCAACGATGGGCAGATGGCCCATTACCAGCATCAGCGCCGCAAACTATCTCCGCTTCAAGCGCACGAAAGAAACTGCCCACCTGATGCTCGCAAGAGCGTCAGCCCAGGTCGTGGCTTTGGCGCGCAGCGCCCCCAGTGGCATACGTCCCCGAGTCCGTACGAGCAAGCGCCAAACGAGAGCGGCGCAAGAGACGTGCGGCGGAAGACGCCGGTCTatccgccaccgcagcagccgcagcggcagcgtgcccATATTAACGGTACGGCGGCTGTCATGACTAAGTCTATTAAATCCTACATcaagtctctctctcccgtgGTCGTGGTGGATGAGTCTGGCACTCCGATTGTGTACGAGGACGTATGTAAGGCGGAGTCGGACAGTcagcggaggcagcagcagcagcagcggtggcgaccaCAGGAATggagcgccactgccgcccaAGCCGTTCATGACATCTACCTCAGTAGTGGCGGCATCAGAGGTGGTGTGGCCGAGGGTAAGCGCAACCACCCTGAGTCGCACCATGACCGCAGCAAGCTGAGCCGCTACTACGTAGAGGCACTATCGCAACCGCATGATccctcgcagcagcagcaacacgaGCGCTCGTCTCGTAGTGAGTCCTACTACCCACACTTCACTTCACCTGGCGTAACAAGCGAGACACAGTCTCAACCTCctcatcagcagcaacagcagcatcTTTACGCGCCATCACAGCCGCACATACCCACCCACATCGCCTACGCTGCCTCACCCGCGGATCGCCGTGTGCCGACGCTggcagagctggagaagcgcttgcagcagctgcggcaggtggACGAGTACGAGGCTTCTCAATATCATCGTCGCCAAGTGCAGTATGCgcatcaccaccagcagAAGCAGCCGCACATTCATGTGCTTCTTCACAACCCTGGAGCTGTGGCGGTGGGTAGCCATACCGGCGAATTCGTGGCGGCATCCTCTTACGCTACTCGTGAAGtagcgcagccgcagcagcgacgccacagcagcgcaacagGGAGGCATCCACAACAACGCACAGTGTCTCCACCCTGGCGAACGGACCTGAACTCGTCCCCGGTGCGGCCGCGGTGGGACATCAGCCAGCCTCGCTCGCCCATTTACCACCCTGCGCCGGCAACGACGGCTGGCAATTGAATTTCGCTGAGGCAGCTTGTGCAGTGCGTATGTGTGACTGCTGTGGTAAGCGATGACGCTGTGATACCACCACGCTCGTGCACCACCCATTTAGGCCGTCTCAGgtaaaaaaagggggggcgcgggggtcttttcttttccctgcagcaccgcctgcctTTTAGACATTTTACTTTTATATTTGCCTGTACTGTGGCCGAGGTGAtcgctgcagtgcagcgtaGCCCACTCGTGCAACCTCaccgctctcgctctgtctgtctctctttccccgtGGGTATCGCCTCCGTCGCTTCCAAAATGGTGTATCACTGCTTTGCGTCGGCCTGTCTCTCATCTTGTCTCCGCTGTGCGCTCATGGTTTAGGCATGATGACAGGTGTCTTTGCGTGTCTGCTCTTCTCATGGATGGCGTGGAAGGTAGAAGTGTCAGtgttgggggagggacggggggaggcgtgGGGCGGTGTGCCTTTACAacggagggggggaagagctgTGTGTACTTGGATAGCCTTCTCGATAAGTGAATCGCTCGCCTACCAACCATGTAGAAAAAAGGGCCTCGTCCTCATcatcgcccccctctctctctctctctccctcacctgGTATCTGTGCGGCCGCCACGATATCGAGCCTCGTTGGTGTGTATGTCTTGTCTTATTTGCCTTGTCTTCTTTCAGGCGCGcttcgcccctccccccttcctccccatCATCACGGAAACCTCGAAGGACACCATAGATGGTACCGTACACAagagcgcacacgcacgcccatGTCGTCGCGCATGCATGTTTGTCTGCGCACGGTTGGGTGAGTAGGCGAAGTGGTATTGTTTCTCCCacccgcttcttcttctttgcatcTTCTCCATAGATAAGGTGTCCCACGTggtgtttttttcccttgctcCTAAAGGTGCGTTGATGAACTTACGATCGTAGCTCTTAGACGAAGCTGGAAGCTGTCCTCTGACCGTATCTCGCGTAACTCAGCATCAGCGAGGGCAGCttgtggatgtgtgtgtgtgtgtatactGCAGCTGTGATAGCTGCGATGTGATCAGCGTTGAAGGATGCTGCTTAAGTAGTTGAtgttctcctttttcttcctgtCTGCCCTTTGACTGTTTGTGTCGTGCATGGCTGTACAAAATCTCCTgcccttttcgctctttccctccctccctccctcgcccctGCAGTATCATCCCATCACTGCCACTGGCCGCCATCCCCGTGCCAGCCCActgtcctctctcctccccctcctcctcctccgtcttcttTTAGAgttcatctctctcctcctcgaccaAACGGCAAAGTCGATCGCATTGTGAGGTGGGACGAGTGCGAAGACGTCTCGGTTGtctgtgtgggggtgtgtgggggggggggtgcctATGCGAGCTCCTCTCCGTTGTGTTGTGGGACAGATTGGCGCAGAttccctcaccccttcaGCACCCTTCACCTGAGAGCGAGTGCCACTCTCCATTCaggaagagaacaacagTAGCACTAGCAGCCTCTCCTCGTCCACTAGGGGCGAGACGAATGTGGATCACCATCATAGATGTCTTCGCAGggtctccctccctctctctctctccctctcagcgcatcgcttccccctcctctcttctcctctttcacctGCTATTGCTATCACTTCATCTCCGCATCACCCTTTCCCACGCTTCCAtacacgtacgcacacgcTCGACTCGGCAGTTTTTccgctttcctctctctctctctctcgtaaTCGCTCATCATTCACCAAGTCACACCAACACTTGTCCTTTTTCGTCTCTCACACTGATTTGC
Protein-coding sequences here:
- a CDS encoding hypothetical protein (TriTrypDB/GeneDB-style sysID: LpmP.19.1010), translated to MAGLHSENISINSTRLLEQSSSEKDICVFCLRRATPSASDPHAPLFPFFSLVDCRHYACQPCALVHCDNAGRLIFCPKCHCVSRLAQSGRRRTRSAAAATDAEVDRVTIDDGVSSTRSRRTRTGTTPHRSALKGKSGTSKRRASSVQFPTNPTTSIVPGDGHGDASGTAAVSTEADSATEEHRQRRALSPLTQDAVDAIPLDPVEARRRRSREQQQLRAAEAAAKAEKAVSLYAITAAPPMPSASAASGTAANEGFKKTKDRSRSQPVPKLPNTILEPKQEYPLPPPLVLHTVEEEEARASAATTEEDEKAKNSASALAPRQVENEGEAAMAAPKDESIAARTLSAPAGLAEELEQPLQLLDDCQNNEAEERSVVGGAEAHERAALKQQMEEEDTAIHARRGLVVEFDSTPIPLQQQQSTPRHQDSHHSNVGSLSVGDFADQVSGTSDDELSQRACEHKSVTGSNSTSRRRRRTSANGTSEPRPHSLENGTYELDGKVEKDGQVNAAGTPGSALFSVRKSVTGSGTTEDTLSPMTSARQARVSAGEESEDDGERVSVVALSGKEDVVKLGAARAAEAEATAVMEALAATARAAEEVRVLEAQERERQRQRQREEEEHQRQRHEEHASFARHALQDREGLAREALEEAEAAVRTHYERGADEWLKAALPYELEAQRRARAAAEHRRQQEQQQAQLTAEEGLDRDEVEEEEANSWSWLLSGARVDRVVAATEEGDRVQREYEELRCERLLLQFREDTVDLVHEEACGRASFVEYEAAMRSILQSHHAAQRQVLAEGEQRQKAEFLKKAAMRREEARRQRWQWELDELDADEVGDRTILREVEREERRTASLMFLQRLASIRRKEVLSLDEVAVAAAAAAEDTGGSSILSDAPTMIAAHAPRRVQQRKSSTAAPLMTEADGDGDNADADVTRAATPPQLGTPLITLEQLAELRASEAAYAAELQAALERLQEAERRVAEEAAIRAQAQQERQEIHAESQRLLLEAEQRAERRIREARDAAEQLLQARLDDFRDEAARRAEHAAVMQALAEEEKRAVLEAKLQAAQRQLDEAQQRAQEEVRRAREDAAEMAAADAARAAREAQRREEEWQERSRAEHLLRLAEQASEREEAIRRLAEIETRAAEAVQLAREEAARTAAEAQERLADMVRRQQAREAEVQLAAQRVRSARDSLREFDSCSQSSLHTTPSRAAQPGSRPALDSSDHGVPSLAASSSAHASQAAGAVTSQASAHTPLQTPPLAPSSPRTSSAIQGQSSTLRSTVRVSAAEAEAHMSLSDATPPRVVLSSQHTPLSSAVAPGPERGGPTVPSSSASAAAATTSLTAIDPADIIRVAIHSAVQEIIEAQRRTQALQDRAEKQVELSEHRYHRRKGDRLRAARDVEVIESSYIASEENESEERRHRWRPWTQQLHQQTRQRQPMRDYEHENRAASLRTSEEHLQSARSSRDGYAEEVSESPWTRSASSPASRRSPTGAPLPTASSAAAAAVPSSVSSHTLLSTSSVYFDNSYRALATARGATRPFYGRCSYDCPPAQPQQTQQPSASFAPYSAASRVLFGPRVGHPVREVRPDIDRNDVSARSMLVGVEAHAYPRAALQQQQRYATGATQPPPPPPPPRQLSLHPTSATAAASSAAHAYNDPEPLPPASAAMEYSPPPRRSATRAAVEVELQQQQPRAAGAGANGSSCDGVGALPQPSRMCPRCYRTETTSPCWRCGEMICRHCGLPPGSARQLCCTAHHRAQLREFTRRKTYESDNAAASARTGKVPSSPPPQQQPQQQRRLRGEQEVQTSFVFSKTSVRGDNAAPLADESAARFDAGTSPLTSPSPLCLIPPSAYRAPQQHQQPQVRQHYPSAYPPFTTAGPAALSQQPVYSPGYHSAAAVYPYVYPYSLQKQHLFLPYQLPFYTDSEGPHAMPPPLDPHAPPFSQRQLSAPLGYSVRAATAALGSAAVDASGAGFAASMTPSEVQQQQKAAVASSGAWTVQELPPSAIQPVSVRTTTMPPAPPAGLTQSPPPSTLPPSQQKASESMALHGTEGRAMVVVPTAPAAAAMDSTPYEQVQRQHPSSTRTDEGRTNVEAKVPGATGSHTLPNAIIASATTRSAAASVSLSGRASEKQGGTRTPVDAASTSCGGAGEENDSDGTSRATTGAAAAEALEEPKTERKKTFPAFFVSLGDGNSAAEPRRPKPPTPRNFVPSLLMPTSLAGVLPSKKQRRRTSPYGVLLTSKSRNDGQMAHYQHQRRKLSPLQAHERNCPPDARKSVSPGRGFGAQRPQWHTSPSPYEQAPNESGARDVRRKTPVYPPPQQPQRQRAHINGTAAVMTKSIKSYIKSLSPVVVVDESGTPIVYEDVCKAESDSQRRQQQQQRWRPQEWSATAAQAVHDIYLSSGGIRGGVAEGKRNHPESHHDRSKLSRYYVEALSQPHDPSQQQQHERSSRSESYYPHFTSPGVTSETQSQPPHQQQQQHLYAPSQPHIPTHIAYAASPADRRVPTLAELEKRLQQLRQVDEYEASQYHRRQVQYAHHHQQKQPHIHVLLHNPGAVAVGSHTGEFVAASSYATREVAQPQQRRHSSATGRHPQQRTVSPPWRTDLNSSPVRPRWDISQPRSPIYHPAPATTAGN